The nucleotide sequence ttaacccctttgatttatttgattttttcacttttaattcaaaagtttccatcttttgctatttaaccactttgatttttttacttatgtgttgtaatcttgatTTTTgagggtttttcaaagaaaaaatgctTATGCATAttgttgttgtaaccttggctttgggggttttttttttaaatgatttttttacttttcacccaaaagtatttcataaattacttttaacccaaaactatttgttttttttagttttaacacaaaactttttatcttttgcaatctatcctgaCAACTTtctttactttcaactttggttctttatatttttcatttttcggAAATTTTTCGCttttatgtttcgttctaaattttgtgacttaacacatcgcaacgtgcgtctttgttttaacgtttttacgtttgttctaaattttgcgagttaacacgacgcaacatgtgtgtgggtgaacgtttttacatcgtctattacGGCGATTCTAgttaaaactaaaatataatataatgaaatgttatctttaaaaaaaaataaggaaATATAAATTTTGGAATCTGATAGAAGAGACTGGGTTTGTTTGATTCGGTTGTTTCCGTTGTAATCATTCTCGAACATCCAAAACCCGTCGCATCACCACCACCGAGTCAACACCGACCCCGTCGTCTCTTTTCCGTTCAAAACCCTAACAATCTTTCAATTCATTCTTCAACATATCATTTCACCAATTCAATTCACATCTGAAATCAAATCAAAATCGACATATATAATCAACATGTCGTCGGAGATCGAGGTCGAAGAAACCACCGATCATCCACCTGCCGGAACCGGAAACGGAGAGATCGCCGGTGGAGCGGCGGCGGAGGAGAGTTTGAAGAATGACGTGTATACGGCGGCTGCGTATGGTGATATGGAGAAGCTTCGGAATCTGGTGGAGTTTGAAGGTTGTTCCGTTACCAAACCGGATGATTTAGGTTATCGTGCTTTGCAGTGGGCTGCGCTTAACAACCGTGTCGCTGCTGCTCAATATATTCTTGAGGTTTGTTATAGCTCTGATGTTTGTTGTGTTGTATGTTGTAGTTTATGTTTAGTTGTTAAAGGAAATTATTAATTTTGTTAAGTGAAGTTATAGAATTAGTGATATAATAGATGTTTTTGGTATGTGGTTGGTAAATGTACCCAACTAAATGACTGATTCGGTTTAGTAAATATAAGGGTGGTGGTGTTAAGAGTGGTCGATCTTGAACTTTTAAATAGGGGCCGGaagttttaaagaaaaaaataggGGGAAGggaatacatataaaaattttggTAAAATTTACACGTCGAAGCGAAAAAACAGGCCCGGGGCCCTAACTAAGATTCGCCCATGGTGGTGTATCGTGTATGCAATTTTATTAGACTATGTGTTATGGGTGTGGGGGCGGGCCGTGATGGTGCTGAAAGGGATGGGGGCACTAGGGGTGTGGTTGCCACAAGACACCATGGTTGATTTGGGCACAATATATGTGCAATTGGCTTTGACCTGTGAGGTTGCCATGCCGCATGTGGATGATTtgggcatcatcatcatcatactcagtaaatcccaccaatagcacaGCTTAGGTAGTgtttgaggagggtaagatgtagacagtcttacctctaccccgtaggaatagagaaactgtttccagtgagacccccggctcgatagtagttttgcatcaagctttggacataaggcacataacactcaacaatcgaGACAAAGGTCGATTAatgcatgtactcccttgtctttcggctatcaacgccaccacattatgatgtcTTTGTATGTTTTACAAAGAGGGCTTGAGTGTGTGATCAACGTTCGTGTGTGCGTGCTTGGGGTGGGGTGGGGAGTACTAATAAAAGTATATTAAGAGGGTTATGTTTATGTTAAAGGGGGTCAACGCTAAAGTATTATTGAACCTTTGTTGATACGAATCAATCATTTGCGTTTAACATGATTAAGGTTATATGGTAATAACCAAAATCTTGATAAACTTTGCAGCGTGGGGCTGATGTGAATGCAGTGGATCTTACTGGCCAAACAGCACTGCATTGGAGTGCGGTTAGGGGATCCGTTCAGGTTGCAGATCTTTTGCTTGAAGAAGGCGCTCGTGTTAATGCTGCTGATATATACGGATATCAGGTTAGTCTTATACTTACTTATACACCCTTTCAACCAATTCTATTAAACTGAGGAACAAATAACATCTGTATAACACCTTATATATCTCTGTTTATATATTAGTTTGAATATATTGCAGACGACTCATGTTGCTGCACAGTATGGTCAAACGGCTTTTCTTTATCACATTGTCACAAAATGGAATGCAGATCCCGATGTCCCCGATAATGAAGGAAGAAGTCCTTTACATTGGTACCTGAATCTccttttttatattataaagttTCAACTTTGATACAGGCTTAAGTATCTTTTCTGCTTCATGATTATAATTACATCACGGCATTGGCAACGAAATGGTGAATCTATTAAGATGAGAATCTTTATGGGAAAAAAACAGTGATTTTttgtaattaattaattaactatatAACATATGCAAGTTTGGTAAATAGTAGTTATACCCCATTGGTCCACATGTGTGGGCCATGGATTGctatatatcttttttttttgccatttaGTGTATTTTTCTTATTGGGCTATGGGTAAACAATCTCGCTTTTTAAACTTGATTGTGGGTTCGATCCAATGCTCCATTTTATTCCTTTTTGTAGTATTTTTTAGCTATAATCAAAAAACGGTATAATaatctttttattaaataaattatcAATATTTTTATTTGGTATAATTATTAGGTTTTTGGTTTTAATTTTACAACGTTTTGTTTTATTGTAATACTATAATATACTACTTAAAGTTAAATACTAATAAACTAATAAATAATATAcatttttaatattatatatatttgtatatgtATATAGGGAAAGGATATATAGAAAACCCTTAGTTATTGAGAAAACCCAGGAAACTCTAAGGTCCCAacattatttttttgaaaaaaaaaaattatagtcGTAATATACATGTTGTTAAGGGTTTTGAGCAAAAAAGATCAAAAAAGCGCCgaccaaattttaaaaaaaaaaaaattacaaacaaGTTTTTGTGTAACATATGTAACAGTcatgtgtaacatatgttacagtCGCATTGTACAAAacttgttaatttttttttataatatcctctcggcgcttttttgtatttttttttgctcaaaactcttaaaaacatgtatattacatgtgtgaTTTTTCTCAGAACCAAAAAATGTTGGGAGGTTAGAGTCTCCTAGGTTTTCTCAATAACTATGGGTTTTTGACTTTTTTCCCATTACTTGCACTATGTATGTGTGTAAGTGTGTCTGTGTGTGtctgtatgtgtgtatgtatgtgtgtatatgtgtgtgtgtgtatgtatgtatgtatgtgtgtatatgtgtatgtgtgtatgtatgtgtgtatatgtgtatgtgtgtatgtatgtgtgtatgtatgtgtgtatgtgtgccGGTGTGTGTGTGTTACGTAGGTCGGTGTGAACCATACATTTTTTAAGTTCATTTTCACTCCTTATACCATAAATAATATGTATGTTTTAACTCATTTCAATTTCTTTTGAAATATACCGAGTGCCGATATCGTACAGGTTCTGTAATGAACTGAACAGATGCCGATCAAATCCGCGCTGCAAAGCGCGAGGGAATCCTGCTAGTTACAGTCTATGAGATTCTATGTTAttgaaaagaaaaagtaaaaTGTACTGAGGGATCTGTACTTTGTCTTGTAGGGCTGCATATAAAGGTTTTGCAGATAGTATACGTCTTCTTCTATTTTTGGATGCTCATAGAGGGCGCCAGGATAAAGAGGGTACtgtagttttttatttattttttttgcaaTTACCTTAGTATACTTTCTTTAGAAAAAGCAAGTCCTAATTATTTTGACCGGTCATATATCCCGCAATTTTAGGTTGTACACCTCTACATTGGTCTGCTATCAGAGGGAACTTAGAAGCATGCACGGTATTGGTACAAGCTGGAAAGAAAGATGATTTAATGGTGACTGATAATACTGGCCTTACACCAGCACAGCTTGCTTCTGATAAGAATCATCGACAAGTTGCATTTTTCCTTGTAGGTATTCCTTGATTTTTCAACATTTAGAGTTACCTTTAATATTAAGAAATACATACCAGCTACAGCCCACGATTATATATTATATCATATCATTTTGTTTGAAAAACTATCACACTTGTATTTTGTTTCTACATTTAATTCTATGTTCTATAAGATCTCCAAACAtcattttgttttttaaattaattCCAGTGAAAGCATCACCCCATGAGGGTTTAAAGTTGTATCTTTTAATTAAAAATGCTTACCGTGATTCGTGTAGTCCTTGATTTTATTAGGCAGTCTGTTATTTAAAGTCGGTTAATTATTAATGTGTTTTGCTATATTCACACAAGTTTTCTTATGTAATATTATTTTCTATAGTTAATTGCCATTTCAAATTTGTACCACTTCCGTccctgacattcttgaaacatgccaGTTCTGTCCAAAAAACTAACGTCTGTTAAAACCTGTTGTTTAATGAAGGGTAAAACGTCgttttcgtttttttttattttctttttttttcttaaaaggGGTGGAATTTTAATAGGGTTTAACAAAagggaaaataaaagaaaaatggaaaatgACATTTTTACCCTTGCAGGTTTTAACataagttagttttttttttgaacggaactggcatgtttcaagaatgtcagggACAGAAAtggtaaaaatttgaaatttggcctggactggcataattggacaaaccatAGTGACGAAATTGGCAGTTAAATCTAATATTCTATTTTCTTccttttttattgttttatcagtGACATCTGATTCTGCAGGGTAATGCTAGGAAACTATTTGAAAAACGTTACGAAGGGCCATTCGGGCGACTTTCAAAACTAGGACTAGCACCAGCACTTCTGTGTGTAATATTTGCGCTACTTTTGACCTATATCAATTCCGTCATTATGGGTATCTTTTAAACCTTTTttgaaatattaaataaaataatctaTCATGTTTTTTGTGGTCAATGAGGCCAGCCAATTCTTATGATATTATATTCTCTTTGACTGCAGCTTCAAATTTACCAAAATTAACTGCTGGTTCTGCGTTTTTTGCATGGATGGGTGTACTATTCGCAAGTTCAGGATTAATACTTTTCTCTCGGTGTAGCCGGTATGTCAGGGTTGTTCGTATCGGCCTGAAACAATTCTTGTTcaaattgtttttttaataaatactTAGTGTGGTCAAAGATGATTACCGAAAGCaatattatataataatttaGTTTTTAAATAACTGATTTATGAGGCTTTATACATTACTAATAAACTATAAAGTACAAAGACGGtccttgtggtttaccaaaattttggatttggtctttAGCTTTCTAAAAGTACATGGTGGTTTGCagtttgtaacacatttagtccccaactttgccAATGGTCCCAGTGATTTgcattttgtaacgcatttagaCCCTAACTTAGAGCTAttgaaacctttagatttgtggTTGGTTGGGGACTAATTGCGTTACAAAGTTTAAACCACAAGGaacatccgtgtacttttgaaagctagggaccaaatccaaaattttggtaaaccacgggaccatctgtgtacttcaCTCTAAACGAAAGAACAATTGTTTTGTTTATctaattttttattttacttGTTTATAATTAAATGGGCTGAAATGGTCTCTGCTCAAGAATTATCGTTTTATACCTATGTTTTAGCAAGTTCGTGTTGTATATAGGGTTTATCACTGTAccaatgcaaaaaaaaaaaaaaaacaaaaaaaaacaaggaCATTTGATATTTTTTAACTGAAGTATCTTTAATTAAAATATTATCAAAATTTGTGAAACTTGACTTGTGTGGTGGCCTTTTCTGGTTTCTGTAGCAAAGATCCCGGTTTCATAAAAGCCAACAGGAACGATTCAAAAGATACAACAGATAATGTAAGTTGTGTTTCTTTCTATAAGATTTATTTATTGTGTATGAATATTATATTCGTTAGTTATATAAATTCATAATTTTTATTTGCAATGGTCAGGAGCCTTTACTGAAGATTGATATACCCGAACCCGCTTTGCTAGCTGGTAATTGGTCTCAACTCTGTGCAACTTGTAAGGTAATGTCACACGTGTCATTTTTTCTCTTTAATCGTGTTACACTGATTCAACGTGACTTCCGTTACTTCgttagaggtggcaaaatgggcGGGTTGGACGGGTTATGGTAACGGGTCAATACGAGCTAGGGTCAAAACGGGTAATCCTTTTGTACTGGTCTAAAGAGGTAAAGTCGGGTTGGACCAAACATACTTCGTGTCcattcttttatatttttttaaaaattagtGTGTGAATTTGGGTTACAAGATTCATATTATTTCAATGAtaatcttttttttaataaaatcattTTAAGAGGTTTTGTGCATTAAAGTGCGCATTGTACGACTTTCCTTTTGTTGACCCGTTTCAGTTTAGTAGGGCTGTAATCGAGCCGAGCCAGGCTGGGGTGGGCTCGAGCTAGAGCTTGAACTTAAAcaagctagctcggctcggcttgatTATTTTTTCTAGCTGAaaagtcgagctcgagcttggctcgtaAAAACATCGAGCCGATACTTTTTTTAAGAAATTttgataacataacaaaaaaaaaaaaacaaaacaaattaacacACATATCtaaaaatacacacacacacacacgcatacATACGAGCCATCAAGTCGAGCCACAGAGCCGAACCACGTGTCAAGCCACGAGCCAAGCACCCCtggcttgagctcggctcgattaCAAAACGAGCTGGCTCAGGTCGGCTCAAAAATAAAACAAGCTTTTTCGAaagagcttttttcgagcgagccGCGAactttttgaacacccctataaTTTTGTCTATTTTTATGCTAGCTTGGACCAATTTTCTTTTAAACGATCTTTATTATGCCTGTTTGACCTATTTCCTTTTAATCAATTTATACCCTTGTAATTTATAATCCATATCAACCCATCAATAATTAGTCATTGGGTTGAAATTGATATATCTACTTTCTGGCAATCTTCTTACTATCTCATATTATCTTGATATATAGATTGTACGGCCACTTCGCGCCAAGCATTGTTCCACCTGCGAGCGTTGTGTAGAACAATTTGACCATCACTGCCCTTGGGTTTCCAATTGCGTCGGGAAGGTTTGTCTTCATTTATTACTTATATTATTATTGGGGGaacttaaaaatatttttgtttgtGTCGTTTTTGGCTTCATTTTACATTTGCACTTGATACCATTTTGTTTTCACTCTTGTAATTAATCTCTTGTGCATATCTTTTATGCAGAAAAACAAATGGGATTTTGTGGGCTTTCTTGTTCTAGAAGTTTTTGCAATGGCTTTAACTGGTGTGGTTGCTCTTACAAGTATGTTTTTCTTAACGTTGGTCAAACAATACTCATATCTCAAGAAGATGTTCACGCTTAAATTTATTTCCAAACGTACTATTCAAATTTTACCCTAATGTACAAAAGATTTACCAAAGTTTAAACCCTCTCATTTTATGAGGGACGTCGAAAAACACAATATATACAGATATACACACGTGTTTTTCTCTGTCCCTCATCATTTTATGAGGGACGTAGAAAAACACAATATATACAGATATACACACGTGTTTTCTCTGTCCCTCATCATTTTATGAGGGACGTAGAAAAACACAATATATACAGATATACACACATGTTTTTCTCTATCCCTCATAAAATGATtgttaaaaatatgattttaatAGGTATATTGATTCATTTATACTAAGTTTTATAATAAAGTGATTTAGATAAAACACAACACAAGTCGACCCATTCATAACTAAAAGGCCAAAGTTTTCTCACTTctagttttattttttatttttttttattttgtactCTTTTTATTGTTAGATGCAACTGTCAAAACCTCGTTGGAGGGCAACAACCCCATCAATTAAATCTAAAATCCCATTTAACTTAAAATATTCAGATGCGTATTTTTTTGATAAAGGAggtgatttatttatttttttgtttaccATGCAAAGTTGGGTGATTTTGTATGCTAAAATAACATAATTCTTGTTGCAGGAATTGTGACCGATCCGTTAGCTCCATCTTCGTTTGGAGCATGGTTTCAACATGTTGGTAATCAACATGTtggtgttttattatttttagtttcGGATTTTTCCCTCTTCATTGGTGTGGCGGCGTTAACGATTATGCAAATTTCTCAGGTATTTATTTTCACCCTTCATTCTCGTTATATTAACAACGATTTAAATTATTTGTACACGTCGAGTTGGGTTAAACCAAAAAACTTTTATTCaaaaaatgtttctttatgaacAAGTGTGGTAAATATAATTAGAGTTATTATTTTAAAATTCAACAATAGTCcgattttttatataaaatggtTTAATAACAGCCTTTGGGTGACTTTCTGCCCATTCAACTTCCTTGACCCGTTAACCTTTTTTATTTTGCTCATTTGACTCGTAGAGATAAGACCAACGTTGTAAAAATCGTGCCTAGCCTCCGATTAATCACTAGTCGGAGGTTCAACGAGTAATTTTTCCTCGAATCGGTTAATTAATTGCTAGGCGGTCAACAGTGGTCAAATCCGGTCCTAATCGGCGAAAAATAGATGGCAGTCTAGTGATTCAGGCCAAAATCTATAAATTCCTGCCAAATTCTGGACAAAACCTGTAAATTCCGCCAATTAATCTTATCTACTTCAAAGTATGGGTTGAAGGTGTTAAAACAGGTGTACTTAAAAAAagtacatataaaaatgtgtgtatatacatataaaactgaaaattacatataaaatcccAATCCGATTAATCCCAGTTAATCCCCGATTAATCAGTAGTCAGTACCCCACCAGCTAACTAATGCCTAACGATTCTTACAACACTAGATAAGACATAACCCAATTAAATGACGAATTCCAAATCACTTTTTTGGTGCAGGTTGGCCGTAACATAACAACAAACGAAATGGCAAACATGATGCGGTACAATTACCTAAGAGGCCCCGAAGGCCGATTCAGAAACCCGTATGATCA is from Helianthus annuus cultivar XRQ/B chromosome 9, HanXRQr2.0-SUNRISE, whole genome shotgun sequence and encodes:
- the LOC110877301 gene encoding protein S-acyltransferase 24 gives rise to the protein MSSEIEVEETTDHPPAGTGNGEIAGGAAAEESLKNDVYTAAAYGDMEKLRNLVEFEGCSVTKPDDLGYRALQWAALNNRVAAAQYILERGADVNAVDLTGQTALHWSAVRGSVQVADLLLEEGARVNAADIYGYQTTHVAAQYGQTAFLYHIVTKWNADPDVPDNEGRSPLHWAAYKGFADSIRLLLFLDAHRGRQDKEGCTPLHWSAIRGNLEACTVLVQAGKKDDLMVTDNTGLTPAQLASDKNHRQVAFFLGNARKLFEKRYEGPFGRLSKLGLAPALLCVIFALLLTYINSVIMASNLPKLTAGSAFFAWMGVLFASSGLILFSRCSRKDPGFIKANRNDSKDTTDNEPLLKIDIPEPALLAGNWSQLCATCKIVRPLRAKHCSTCERCVEQFDHHCPWVSNCVGKKNKWDFVGFLVLEVFAMALTGVVALTRIVTDPLAPSSFGAWFQHVGNQHVGVLLFLVSDFSLFIGVAALTIMQISQVGRNITTNEMANMMRYNYLRGPEGRFRNPYDHGCKKNCSDFLINGYNEDIEIIESAPQSEGINMMPIPNNNNMSLNLNMQNGGVTSNHSHQTNGNGHGHGHGHGQGVGPGAGHVHSSGCSHGTHSKPKADSSVPLGLGLGLGRGSRSRGGL